Proteins encoded within one genomic window of Haladaptatus sp. QDMS2:
- a CDS encoding SMP-30/gluconolactonase/LRE family protein encodes MTAATTRRTVLKTIGAGGFILAIGSAKAAEHVKILFEFDPAQGQFPENLAIDPRGTIYLGIATIGQLWKIARGSDTPEVLASFEVGDQFGILGVNVNARGTVHLCLLTGVGEGDDSADTHGIWQVERDGTKSLYAALPTDTFPNDLTPFRDGFLVSDTTAGAIWYVTEGNATPWVVSDLLTGTGDFDFGFPLGANGLVSCRDSAIYVVVTERDYLARIPVNRDGSAGTPEVYAQDPQLVGGDGITLDNRGNFYVAVIGQNTVVRVNRDRSVDTLATAEDGLDGPSDVAFGTTGGDQKSLFITNFAFLTPENQKPGLAKLDVGVPGRPMTG; translated from the coding sequence ATGACAGCAGCTACAACGCGGAGAACCGTTCTCAAAACGATTGGCGCGGGTGGATTCATCCTGGCGATAGGGAGTGCGAAGGCGGCAGAACACGTCAAGATTCTCTTCGAGTTCGACCCCGCGCAGGGGCAGTTCCCGGAGAACCTCGCAATCGACCCACGAGGAACCATCTATCTCGGCATCGCGACCATTGGCCAGCTCTGGAAAATTGCACGAGGAAGCGACACACCTGAGGTACTCGCCTCGTTCGAGGTCGGCGACCAGTTCGGTATCCTCGGGGTGAACGTGAACGCTCGGGGAACCGTCCACCTGTGTCTGTTGACCGGCGTCGGCGAGGGTGACGACTCAGCCGACACGCACGGCATCTGGCAGGTGGAACGCGACGGGACGAAGTCGCTCTATGCCGCGCTTCCAACCGACACGTTCCCGAACGACCTGACGCCGTTCAGAGACGGGTTCCTCGTCTCCGACACCACTGCTGGGGCAATCTGGTACGTCACGGAGGGGAATGCCACCCCATGGGTCGTCTCAGACCTCCTCACGGGTACGGGCGATTTCGACTTCGGGTTCCCGCTCGGAGCCAACGGCCTCGTCAGTTGCCGGGATAGCGCTATCTACGTCGTCGTCACGGAGCGAGATTACCTCGCCAGAATTCCGGTCAACCGGGACGGCAGCGCGGGGACGCCCGAGGTGTACGCCCAAGACCCACAGCTGGTTGGCGGCGACGGAATTACCCTCGACAATCGGGGCAACTTCTACGTCGCAGTAATCGGTCAGAATACCGTCGTCCGGGTGAATCGTGACCGGAGCGTCGATACGCTGGCGACTGCCGAGGACGGGCTCGACGGGCCCTCTGACGTGGCCTTCGGGACGACCGGTGGTGACCAGAAATCGCTGTTCATCACGAACTTCGCGTTCCTCACGCCGGAGAATCAGAAGCCAGGATTGGCAAAACTCGATGTCGGCGTGCCCGGACGCCCGATGACTGGGTAA
- a CDS encoding nucleoside phosphorylase, with the protein MMDAEDPNDDVQYHIGVGSDDVANAVLLPGDPDRLEKITTFWDDAEIRGAHREYRTATGTYDGAPISVTSTGIGGPSAAIAVEELARIGVDTFIRVGSCGAIQPEMDVGDLVITTGGVRQEGTSKEYVREDYPAVADQQVVMALIAAAERLGYDYHTGITMSADSFYAGQGRPGFEGFEARGAEEMIQELKDANVKNIEMEAAAIMTIANIYGLRSGAVCTVYANRTTGEFRTEGEGRAAETASLAVKLLAKMDEAANEAGAAQWHPGLALD; encoded by the coding sequence ATAATGGACGCAGAAGACCCCAACGACGACGTCCAATACCACATCGGCGTCGGTTCCGACGACGTGGCGAACGCCGTGCTCCTCCCCGGCGACCCGGACCGACTGGAGAAAATCACGACGTTCTGGGACGACGCGGAGATTCGCGGCGCACACCGCGAGTACCGCACCGCGACGGGCACCTACGACGGCGCACCGATTAGCGTGACCTCCACGGGCATCGGCGGCCCCTCTGCCGCCATCGCCGTCGAGGAACTCGCCCGCATCGGCGTGGACACCTTCATTCGCGTCGGTTCCTGTGGCGCAATCCAGCCCGAGATGGACGTCGGCGACCTCGTGATTACCACGGGCGGCGTCCGACAGGAAGGCACGAGCAAGGAGTACGTCCGCGAGGACTACCCCGCCGTCGCAGACCAGCAGGTCGTTATGGCGCTGATTGCCGCCGCAGAACGCCTCGGCTATGACTACCACACCGGCATCACGATGTCCGCGGACAGTTTCTACGCCGGACAGGGTCGGCCCGGGTTCGAGGGCTTCGAGGCTCGCGGTGCCGAGGAGATGATTCAGGAACTGAAGGACGCGAACGTCAAGAACATCGAGATGGAGGCCGCCGCCATCATGACCATCGCGAACATCTACGGCCTGCGTTCGGGGGCGGTCTGTACGGTGTATGCCAACCGGACGACCGGCGAGTTCCGGACCGAGGGTGAGGGACGCGCCGCGGAGACTGCTTCACTCGCCGTGAAACTGCTCGCGAAGATGGACGAAGCCGCAAACGAGGCCGGTGCCGCCCAGTGGCACCCGGGTCTCGCGCTCGACTGA
- the trpB gene encoding tryptophan synthase subunit beta codes for MSQQSGDDEGAFGAFGGRHVPEPLEEPLAQLGEAFDEIAKSPEFRAEFRDLLTKYAGRETPLYYAENLSAEYGADIYLKREDLLHGGAHKINNALGQALLAKKAGKTRLIAETGAGQHGTATAMVGALFGLDTEIYMGKKDVERQKMNVFRMRLMGATVNEVTRGGKGLADAVDAALEDFAGNMDDTHYLVGSAVGPDPFPRMVREFQSVIGEEAREQIQEQTGGLPDAAVACVGGGSNAIGLFHAFRDDDVKFYGGEGGGEGGDSKRHAAPLASGKDGVIHGMATRVIDDDVEVHSVSAGLDYPGVGPEHAMFRAVGRCEYRAITDDEAIDAFRTLSETEGIIPALESSHAIALAKQVAQNHDTIVVNLSGRGDKDMEQAASLLDLGD; via the coding sequence ATGTCACAGCAGTCTGGCGACGACGAGGGAGCGTTCGGCGCGTTCGGCGGGCGTCACGTCCCGGAACCGCTCGAAGAGCCACTCGCACAACTCGGGGAGGCATTCGACGAGATTGCGAAGTCCCCGGAGTTCCGCGCCGAATTCCGCGACCTGTTGACGAAGTACGCGGGCCGCGAAACGCCGCTCTACTACGCGGAAAATCTCTCTGCAGAATACGGTGCGGACATCTACCTGAAGCGTGAGGACCTGCTCCACGGGGGTGCTCACAAGATAAACAACGCCCTCGGGCAGGCGCTCCTCGCGAAGAAGGCCGGCAAGACGCGACTCATCGCGGAGACGGGCGCGGGCCAGCACGGCACCGCGACGGCGATGGTCGGGGCGCTGTTCGGCCTCGACACGGAGATTTACATGGGGAAAAAAGACGTCGAGCGCCAGAAGATGAACGTCTTCCGGATGCGGTTGATGGGCGCGACGGTGAACGAGGTCACCAGAGGTGGGAAAGGCCTCGCCGACGCGGTGGACGCCGCGCTCGAAGACTTCGCGGGCAACATGGACGACACCCACTACCTCGTTGGCTCTGCGGTCGGTCCCGACCCCTTCCCGCGGATGGTGCGGGAGTTTCAGTCAGTCATCGGCGAAGAGGCCCGCGAGCAGATTCAGGAGCAGACCGGCGGCCTCCCGGACGCCGCGGTCGCCTGCGTCGGCGGCGGGTCAAACGCGATTGGGTTGTTCCACGCGTTCCGTGACGATGACGTGAAATTCTACGGCGGCGAGGGTGGCGGTGAGGGCGGCGACTCGAAACGCCACGCCGCGCCACTCGCGTCGGGGAAAGACGGCGTCATCCACGGAATGGCGACCCGCGTCATCGACGATGACGTGGAGGTCCACTCCGTCTCCGCGGGGCTGGATTACCCCGGCGTCGGCCCGGAGCACGCGATGTTCCGCGCGGTCGGGCGGTGTGAGTACCGCGCCATCACCGACGACGAGGCCATCGACGCGTTCCGCACGCTGAGTGAGACAGAAGGGATCATCCCCGCATTGGAGAGCAGTCACGCCATCGCGCTCGCAAAACAGGTTGCACAGAACCACGACACCATCGTCGTCAACCTGAGTGGACGCGGTGACAAGGATATGGAGCAGGCCGCGTCGTTACTGGACCTCGGCGATTGA
- the rocF gene encoding arginase produces the protein MQRTARLIGVPMDLGADRRGVDMGPSAIRYAGLVSRLADIDVTCTDAGDILVPHAHVSDPEAGEPQNRKAKYLNETATVCSRLAEEVAETLENDEFPLVLGGDHSIAIGTMSGAAREAEIGVIWFDAHGDFNTPSTSPSGNVHGMPLAAVLGNDEFEGADWAHTPAVSEENIVIVGLRSVDDMEREAIRDSEITAFTMSDIDERGVSSVVEEALEIASDGVDGVHVSLDMDWLDPKEAPGVGTPVRGGVNYREAHAALEMVAAHDRKTGFMRSLEIVEVNPILDEHNETAELATELAASALGKTTL, from the coding sequence ATGCAGCGTACTGCACGACTTATCGGCGTTCCGATGGACCTCGGTGCGGACCGACGCGGGGTTGACATGGGCCCCTCGGCGATTCGCTACGCGGGGCTCGTCTCACGACTCGCAGACATCGACGTCACCTGCACAGACGCCGGTGACATCCTCGTCCCCCACGCACACGTCAGCGACCCGGAAGCGGGCGAACCGCAAAACAGGAAGGCGAAGTATCTAAACGAAACCGCGACGGTCTGTTCACGACTGGCAGAGGAGGTGGCAGAAACCCTTGAAAACGACGAGTTCCCGCTCGTCCTCGGCGGCGACCACTCTATCGCCATCGGGACGATGTCGGGTGCGGCCCGCGAGGCCGAGATCGGCGTCATCTGGTTCGACGCACACGGCGACTTCAACACGCCGTCTACCTCTCCGAGCGGGAACGTCCACGGGATGCCCCTCGCCGCGGTACTCGGGAACGACGAATTCGAAGGGGCAGACTGGGCGCACACGCCGGCGGTCAGCGAGGAGAACATCGTCATTGTCGGTCTTCGGAGCGTAGACGATATGGAGCGAGAAGCCATCCGCGACAGCGAGATTACGGCGTTCACCATGTCCGATATCGACGAACGTGGCGTCTCCTCGGTGGTCGAAGAGGCCCTCGAAATTGCCAGTGACGGCGTCGACGGCGTCCACGTAAGTCTCGACATGGACTGGCTCGACCCGAAGGAAGCACCCGGCGTCGGCACGCCCGTTCGTGGCGGCGTAAACTACCGTGAAGCGCACGCTGCCCTCGAGATGGTCGCCGCCCACGACAGGAAAACCGGGTTCATGCGGTCGCTCGAAATCGTCGAAGTGAATCCGATTTTAGACGAACACAACGAGACAGCAGAACTCGCGACGGAACTCGCCGCGAGTGCCCTCGGAAAAACGACGCTGTAA
- a CDS encoding helix-turn-helix domain-containing protein gives MPLDKDRFKDLWGDLNNVLEDFIEMPVGEDDSGSDDASGRDEPTESGPRADESPLDQLQSAESKSKADIVLETGLTPMELLIELLGEYDGRMRQQQIVDATGWSEASVSRLLTKMEDQSNINRIQVGNEKVVFLPEYVPDAAKHPLQRYADEAQTRQEWGAKRS, from the coding sequence ATGCCACTGGACAAGGACCGGTTTAAGGACCTCTGGGGAGACCTTAACAACGTTCTAGAGGATTTCATCGAAATGCCCGTCGGTGAGGATGATTCGGGCAGTGACGACGCGAGTGGTCGTGACGAACCCACCGAATCAGGTCCCCGCGCCGACGAATCGCCCCTGGACCAGTTGCAATCGGCCGAATCGAAGTCCAAAGCTGACATCGTCCTCGAAACCGGGTTGACGCCGATGGAACTTCTCATCGAACTCCTCGGCGAGTACGATGGCCGAATGCGCCAGCAACAGATTGTCGATGCGACGGGCTGGTCTGAAGCGTCGGTTAGCCGACTCCTCACGAAGATGGAAGACCAGTCGAACATCAACCGAATCCAGGTTGGAAATGAGAAGGTCGTATTCCTCCCCGAATACGTCCCAGATGCGGCAAAACACCCACTGCAGCGCTACGCCGACGAGGCACAAACGCGCCAGGAGTGGGGTGCAAAACGAAGCTAA
- a CDS encoding Rrf2 family transcriptional regulator: MSSIELTPSQKRILSALINLHRETEDAVKGEDIAAEVDRNPGTIRNQMQSLKALQLVEGVPGPKGGYKPTANAYEALEIQDMDQPAEVPLFHNGEAVEGANVTQINLSSVHHPELCRAEISLRGSIREFHEGDEVVVGPTPLSKLVIEGVVDGKDDTDNVLILTIDDMKAPVGEPKK; the protein is encoded by the coding sequence ATGTCATCGATAGAGCTGACCCCAAGCCAGAAACGAATCCTTTCTGCCCTGATCAATCTCCACCGGGAGACGGAAGATGCTGTAAAAGGCGAAGACATCGCGGCGGAAGTCGACCGCAATCCGGGCACTATCCGTAACCAGATGCAGAGTCTGAAGGCCCTCCAACTGGTAGAGGGCGTCCCTGGCCCGAAGGGCGGCTACAAGCCGACGGCCAACGCCTACGAGGCACTCGAAATTCAGGACATGGACCAGCCAGCAGAGGTCCCCCTGTTCCACAACGGTGAGGCCGTAGAGGGCGCGAACGTCACGCAGATTAACCTCTCGAGCGTCCACCACCCCGAACTCTGCCGCGCGGAGATTTCGCTTCGTGGCTCCATCCGCGAGTTCCACGAAGGCGACGAAGTCGTCGTCGGCCCAACGCCGCTGTCGAAACTCGTCATTGAGGGCGTCGTGGACGGAAAGGACGACACGGACAACGTCCTCATCCTGACCATCGACGACATGAAAGCGCCCGTCGGCGAACCGAAGAAGTAA
- a CDS encoding SDR family oxidoreductase, with product MNGIEGKVAIVTGASSGIGRATAERFAAEGAKVIVADVVEDGGRETIERITDAGGDATFVRVDVTSDEDVKTMVETALDTYGGLDFAHNNAGIEGEMAPLADTADDDWSRVIDVNLGGVWRCMKHEIPVMVDRGGGSIVNTSSVAGLMAAGGAPYVASKHGVIGLTRVAAVEYAKQGIRVNAVCPGVVDTPMVQRAGEETPEQIEQFVAMQPLGRMAEPEEIASAVVYLCSDDASFITAHPLPVDGGLMSI from the coding sequence ATGAACGGAATCGAGGGGAAGGTAGCAATAGTCACCGGCGCGAGTTCGGGAATCGGTCGGGCGACCGCAGAACGCTTTGCGGCCGAAGGGGCCAAAGTCATAGTCGCGGACGTTGTCGAAGACGGGGGTCGTGAGACGATCGAACGCATCACCGATGCGGGCGGCGACGCCACGTTCGTCCGCGTAGACGTGACCAGCGACGAGGACGTGAAAACCATGGTCGAGACGGCGCTCGACACCTACGGCGGACTCGACTTCGCGCACAACAACGCCGGCATCGAGGGAGAGATGGCTCCGCTCGCCGACACTGCGGACGACGATTGGAGTCGCGTCATCGACGTGAACCTGGGCGGGGTCTGGCGCTGTATGAAACACGAAATCCCGGTGATGGTAGACCGCGGCGGTGGGAGCATCGTGAACACATCGTCCGTCGCCGGACTCATGGCCGCGGGCGGCGCACCGTACGTCGCGAGCAAACACGGCGTCATCGGCCTCACCCGGGTCGCCGCCGTCGAGTACGCGAAACAGGGAATTCGGGTGAACGCAGTCTGTCCCGGCGTCGTGGACACTCCCATGGTCCAGCGTGCGGGTGAAGAAACCCCGGAGCAGATCGAACAATTCGTCGCCATGCAACCGCTCGGAAGGATGGCAGAACCCGAAGAGATTGCGAGCGCCGTCGTCTACCTCTGCAGCGACGACGCGTCGTTCATCACGGCACACCCACTCCCGGTCGATGGTGGGCTCATGTCCATCTGA
- the cdd gene encoding cytidine deaminase, whose product MNALIEAARDIQAAAHVPYSDYRVGAALETADGIVFTGCNLENANYSNSLHAEEVAIAEAVKNGHREFARIAVSSGRRDGVTPCGMCRQTLSEFCDKDLVVLCDEGDSVSEYTLGELLPNTITEGHLK is encoded by the coding sequence ATGAACGCCCTCATCGAAGCGGCCCGCGATATTCAGGCGGCCGCGCACGTGCCGTACTCCGACTACCGCGTGGGTGCGGCTCTCGAAACCGCGGACGGGATCGTGTTCACCGGCTGTAATCTCGAAAATGCGAACTACTCGAACTCCCTGCACGCAGAGGAGGTCGCCATTGCCGAGGCCGTGAAGAACGGCCACCGCGAGTTCGCTCGCATCGCAGTCAGTTCCGGGCGACGCGACGGCGTCACGCCGTGTGGCATGTGCCGCCAGACGCTCTCTGAGTTCTGTGACAAGGACCTCGTCGTGCTCTGTGACGAGGGCGACAGTGTCTCCGAGTATACGCTCGGCGAACTGCTTCCGAACACCATCACTGAAGGGCATCTCAAATAA
- a CDS encoding NAD(P)/FAD-dependent oxidoreductase: MTENIVVIGAGYAGAAAIQSLEAEVDNADITWISKEDYHLVLHEVHRCIRDPSVRDKISLPVADIKSPRTRFIKAEVESVDTDDREITLDDDSTVEYDYLVVALGSKTAYYGIPGLEENSLTLKGLDDALEIHNQVKEAAREASRNDPAKIVIGGAGLSGIQTAGEIAEFRDMHRAPIEIYLVEAMEEIFPGQDPEVQGALRKRLLDADINILTNDPITEAAEDTIYFDEGEPLEFDVFVWTGGITGQDALEVANVEKNHNRVNADATFQTSDERVFALGDSAIVEQLNSERPAPPTAQAAWQAGGVVGENVARAMRGQALNSWSYKDKGTVVSVGDDAVAHNVMMVPIGTFGGPAARVLKKSIATRWIADITSVGRAMSAWGDM, encoded by the coding sequence ATGACCGAGAACATCGTGGTCATCGGCGCAGGATACGCCGGTGCTGCCGCGATTCAGAGCCTGGAAGCCGAGGTTGACAACGCCGATATCACGTGGATTTCGAAGGAGGACTACCACCTCGTCCTCCACGAGGTCCACCGCTGCATCCGCGACCCGAGCGTCCGAGACAAGATTTCGCTCCCCGTCGCGGACATCAAATCGCCACGCACGCGATTCATCAAGGCTGAAGTCGAGTCCGTAGACACAGACGACCGAGAGATTACGCTGGACGACGACTCCACCGTCGAATACGACTACCTCGTCGTCGCCCTCGGGTCGAAGACGGCCTACTACGGCATCCCAGGCTTAGAAGAGAACTCCCTCACGCTGAAAGGCTTAGACGACGCCCTCGAAATCCACAACCAGGTCAAGGAGGCCGCCCGCGAAGCCTCCCGCAACGACCCCGCGAAAATCGTCATCGGCGGCGCAGGCCTGTCGGGCATCCAGACCGCGGGCGAAATCGCGGAGTTCCGCGACATGCACCGCGCTCCAATCGAGATTTACCTCGTCGAGGCGATGGAGGAAATCTTCCCCGGGCAGGACCCAGAGGTCCAGGGCGCACTCCGCAAGCGCCTCCTCGATGCCGACATCAACATCCTCACGAACGACCCAATCACGGAAGCCGCGGAGGACACCATCTACTTCGACGAAGGCGAACCCCTCGAATTCGACGTGTTCGTCTGGACTGGCGGCATCACGGGTCAGGACGCCCTCGAAGTGGCAAACGTCGAGAAGAACCACAACCGCGTCAATGCAGACGCGACCTTCCAGACCTCCGACGAGCGCGTGTTCGCGCTCGGTGACTCGGCTATCGTCGAGCAACTCAACTCAGAGCGCCCCGCCCCACCGACGGCACAGGCCGCCTGGCAGGCCGGCGGCGTCGTCGGCGAGAACGTTGCCCGTGCGATGCGCGGGCAGGCCCTCAACTCCTGGAGCTACAAAGACAAGGGGACGGTCGTCTCCGTCGGCGACGACGCCGTCGCCCACAACGTCATGATGGTCCCAATCGGCACGTTCGGCGGCCCGGCCGCCCGCGTTTTGAAGAAGTCCATCGCGACGCGCTGGATTGCAGACATCACCTCGGTCGGACGCGCGATGTCCGCCTGGGGCGACATGTAA
- a CDS encoding collagen-binding domain-containing protein, whose translation MVRINVLGGGLSLAAIASRITKYVPTSVRIDFDDRAISPIIGIVLVFGMTIAGSAAVLYVGSPALENMQGEADVSKVEIGMVQIASRVETVGMSDERMSVALAQSKGQYYVDETAGHITIRHLDYDGEGGDADIYTSDLGAIIYVTDETEIAYQGGGVWRFDKSGSSMMISAPDIGYQYQTLKSDSGSEEDEYTLIVPVTKIEGTAAVSGATTAAVTKTTRSQAIYPNKMAVYPNGQEFRNPAFNGTLEIEIQSEYYEAWGRYLSAELGQSAEYNHDTKTVRVSLTPYDRTAVAVGGSDPRINVITAALYSDTMSQTTHLNSQSTIDSYDSRVGDYDSSNMTSGADVVIGGPLKLNNPAGVYGNVTAAVVENNNPGDITGAIDTEFTSGLPTLEPIDAMIVGHITRIQEDNDNDNASSITVYANDIELDCTNDCELSAGSYYVNQTVKVKKTMTLDTTKGDIELAIDDGMKFEADKGTIQIIGDGKVFIYMAGGDIGIKQSTVEIPNDNAIQFWMFNLDSAAVTFEGGSEFTGIVYAPGATIIIKSDTHVYGAVVGYLADLQSNAGIHFDRALLGGTAYKAPTYEWDYVKPNTTLPPVKFLLGTERTVTVELE comes from the coding sequence ATGGTTCGCATTAACGTCCTTGGGGGAGGATTGAGCCTCGCGGCTATCGCGAGTAGAATTACGAAGTACGTACCCACGAGTGTGCGTATCGATTTTGACGACAGAGCGATATCGCCGATTATCGGTATCGTGCTCGTGTTTGGGATGACCATCGCCGGGTCTGCAGCGGTCCTGTACGTGGGGTCGCCTGCGTTAGAAAATATGCAGGGCGAAGCCGACGTCAGCAAGGTAGAGATTGGGATGGTTCAGATTGCGAGTCGCGTCGAAACCGTCGGCATGAGTGACGAACGCATGAGCGTTGCGCTCGCGCAAAGCAAGGGTCAGTACTACGTCGATGAAACGGCGGGTCACATCACGATTCGCCACCTCGACTACGATGGAGAAGGGGGAGACGCAGACATCTATACGTCCGATCTTGGGGCCATCATTTACGTCACTGACGAAACAGAGATTGCCTATCAGGGCGGCGGTGTCTGGCGGTTCGACAAGAGCGGAAGCTCAATGATGATCTCTGCTCCTGACATTGGCTACCAGTACCAGACGCTTAAATCCGACTCCGGTTCTGAGGAAGACGAGTATACACTCATCGTTCCAGTGACGAAAATCGAGGGTACTGCAGCTGTTTCGGGTGCAACGACGGCAGCGGTGACGAAAACAACGCGCTCGCAGGCAATCTATCCAAATAAGATGGCAGTCTACCCGAACGGTCAGGAGTTCCGAAATCCAGCATTCAACGGCACGCTCGAAATCGAAATCCAGAGTGAGTACTACGAGGCGTGGGGCCGTTACCTCTCTGCAGAACTCGGTCAATCTGCTGAGTACAACCACGACACGAAAACTGTCCGCGTCTCACTCACACCGTACGACCGTACCGCAGTGGCAGTAGGCGGAAGCGACCCACGCATCAATGTGATCACGGCCGCGCTGTACTCCGACACGATGTCACAAACAACGCACCTCAACTCGCAATCAACGATTGATAGTTACGATTCGCGGGTCGGTGACTACGACTCGTCGAATATGACGAGCGGGGCAGACGTCGTTATCGGTGGACCGTTGAAATTAAACAATCCTGCAGGTGTGTATGGAAACGTCACTGCGGCTGTTGTGGAGAATAACAATCCTGGTGACATTACCGGTGCCATTGACACTGAGTTCACCTCCGGACTGCCGACGCTCGAACCAATCGATGCGATGATTGTGGGGCACATCACTCGCATTCAAGAGGACAATGATAATGACAATGCTAGCAGTATTACGGTCTATGCCAACGATATAGAACTTGATTGCACGAACGACTGTGAACTCTCTGCAGGGAGTTACTACGTCAATCAGACCGTGAAAGTGAAAAAGACGATGACGCTCGACACGACGAAGGGGGACATCGAACTCGCAATCGATGACGGCATGAAATTCGAGGCAGACAAAGGAACGATACAGATCATCGGTGACGGAAAAGTGTTCATCTACATGGCCGGCGGCGATATCGGCATCAAACAAAGCACCGTCGAAATACCGAACGACAATGCAATCCAGTTCTGGATGTTCAACCTCGATTCAGCTGCTGTGACCTTCGAAGGAGGTTCAGAATTTACGGGCATCGTCTATGCTCCTGGGGCGACCATCATCATCAAGTCTGACACGCACGTCTACGGTGCAGTGGTGGGTTATCTTGCGGACCTCCAGTCAAACGCCGGTATCCACTTTGACCGGGCACTCCTTGGTGGAACTGCCTACAAGGCACCGACCTACGAATGGGATTACGTCAAACCGAACACGACGCTCCCGCCGGTAAAATTCCTGCTTGGCACGGAACGCACCGTCACGGTCGAACTCGAATAA
- a CDS encoding NAD-dependent epimerase/dehydratase family protein has protein sequence MNGKRVLVTGGAGFIGSNLANHLAKHNDVVAIDDLYLGTPDNLDDAVEFVEASAVDDDLPTDVDVVFHLAALSSYAMHEEDPVKGARVNVEGFVNTVDQARNDGCDTVVYASTSSIYGNRTEPSPESMDVTARTGYEASKLARERYAEYFDYHYDMHMAGMRFFSVYQGYGGAEEHKGEYANLIAQFADELAHGNAPVIYGDGTQTRDFTHVDDIVRGLELAADHQLTGIYNLGTGESYTINTLVSKLNEILGTDIEPEYIENPIGEDVYVHDTMADPSKMREATDWEPAISFEDGLRLVCEQYQ, from the coding sequence ATGAACGGCAAGCGCGTTCTCGTCACGGGTGGGGCGGGATTTATCGGTTCGAACCTCGCGAATCATCTCGCGAAACACAACGACGTCGTCGCCATCGACGACCTCTATCTCGGTACGCCCGACAATCTGGATGACGCGGTCGAGTTCGTCGAAGCGAGCGCCGTAGACGACGACCTCCCGACCGACGTGGACGTGGTGTTCCACCTCGCCGCACTCTCCTCGTACGCGATGCACGAGGAGGATCCCGTCAAGGGTGCTCGGGTCAACGTCGAAGGCTTCGTGAACACAGTCGACCAGGCGCGAAACGACGGGTGTGACACCGTCGTCTACGCCTCTACGTCCTCCATCTACGGGAACCGAACGGAACCGTCGCCGGAGTCGATGGACGTCACCGCGCGAACCGGCTACGAGGCGTCGAAACTCGCCCGCGAACGCTACGCCGAGTACTTCGATTACCACTACGACATGCACATGGCCGGGATGCGATTTTTCTCGGTCTACCAGGGCTACGGCGGCGCTGAGGAGCACAAAGGCGAGTACGCGAACCTCATCGCCCAGTTCGCAGACGAACTCGCCCACGGAAACGCGCCGGTCATCTACGGCGACGGCACCCAGACGCGAGATTTCACCCACGTAGACGACATCGTCCGCGGTCTCGAACTCGCCGCAGACCACCAGCTCACCGGCATTTACAACCTTGGCACGGGTGAGAGCTACACCATCAATACCCTCGTCTCGAAACTAAACGAGATTCTCGGTACGGACATCGAGCCCGAGTACATCGAGAATCCCATCGGCGAGGACGTGTACGTCCACGACACGATGGCGGACCCATCGAAGATGCGCGAGGCGACGGACTGGGAACCGGCCATCTCCTTCGAAGACGGCCTCCGACTCGTCTGCGAGCAATATCAGTAA